One window from the genome of Marinobacter sp. es.048 encodes:
- the uvrD gene encoding DNA helicase II: MDVSHIIDPLNDAQREAVTAQNDHLLVLAGAGSGKTRVLVHRIAWLMTVDRVPPTGILAVTFTNKAAKEMRYRIEQMMDIPARGLWFGTFHGIAHRLLRSHWKDAGLPENFQVLDSDDQLRLIKRVMRENQIDESKWPPKQAQWFISSQKDEGLRADHIQENPGDHFLSIMLKIYRQYEKLCQQGGLVDFGELLLRSHELWLHRPELLAHYQSRFQHILVDEFQDTNTIQYAWLQVLASNRVPMTVVGDDDQSIYGWRGAKVENIQQYQRDFPNARLVRLEQNYRSTQMILKAANAVIANNQGRLGKELWTDGPEGEPISLYAAFNEQDEANYIADSISAWVQEGNLRSESAILYRSNAQSRVLEEALMRQGIPYRVYGGLRFYDRQEIRNALAYLRLVQYRRDDAAFERVVNVPPRGIGAKSLAELREYATEQSISLWESAERLLEAGQVKGRAKTGLQSFIAIIEKLSGMVGDASLHGLMKQTIEDSGLKDYHASEKGEKGQARVENLEELVNALSDYEVEDGVDALSEFIAQAALDAGESQAEDHEDSVQLMTLHSAKGLEFPLVFLAGVEEGLFPHGMSLEEPGRMEEERRLAYVGITRAMKKLVLTYAESRRLYGQEKFNALSRFVREIPGDCLQEVRLRNTVTRPAMVGRPNESMFSQDSAQQSGFSLGQRVRHPKFGEGIVMNSEGTGHHTRVQVNFDEGAKWLVLAYAPLEAC, encoded by the coding sequence ATGGACGTCTCCCACATCATCGATCCGTTGAACGATGCCCAGCGCGAAGCTGTAACTGCCCAGAATGACCACTTGCTGGTGCTTGCCGGCGCGGGCAGCGGCAAAACCCGCGTTTTGGTCCATCGAATCGCCTGGTTGATGACCGTGGATCGGGTGCCGCCCACTGGCATCCTGGCGGTGACGTTTACCAACAAGGCCGCCAAGGAAATGCGTTACCGCATTGAGCAGATGATGGACATTCCGGCCCGCGGCCTCTGGTTTGGCACCTTTCATGGCATCGCTCACCGGTTACTGCGTTCGCACTGGAAAGACGCGGGGTTGCCGGAGAACTTCCAGGTGCTGGACAGCGACGACCAGCTGCGACTGATCAAGCGGGTGATGCGGGAAAACCAGATTGATGAGAGCAAGTGGCCGCCCAAGCAGGCCCAGTGGTTTATCAGTAGCCAGAAGGACGAAGGGCTGCGGGCGGATCACATCCAGGAGAATCCGGGTGATCATTTCCTGTCGATCATGCTGAAGATCTATCGCCAGTACGAGAAGCTCTGCCAGCAGGGTGGTCTGGTGGATTTTGGCGAGTTGCTGCTGCGCTCCCATGAACTGTGGCTGCATCGGCCGGAGTTGCTGGCCCATTACCAGAGCCGGTTCCAGCACATCCTGGTGGACGAGTTTCAGGATACCAACACCATTCAATACGCCTGGCTGCAGGTGCTGGCCAGCAATCGCGTGCCAATGACGGTGGTGGGGGATGACGATCAGTCTATTTATGGCTGGCGGGGCGCCAAGGTCGAAAACATCCAGCAGTACCAGCGGGATTTCCCCAATGCCCGGCTGGTGCGTCTGGAGCAGAACTACCGCTCCACCCAGATGATCCTGAAAGCCGCTAACGCGGTGATCGCCAACAACCAGGGCCGGCTGGGCAAGGAGCTCTGGACCGACGGTCCGGAAGGCGAACCGATCAGCCTTTACGCGGCATTCAACGAACAGGACGAAGCCAACTACATCGCAGACAGCATCTCTGCCTGGGTGCAGGAGGGTAACCTGCGCAGTGAATCCGCCATTCTCTACCGCTCCAACGCTCAATCCCGGGTGCTGGAAGAAGCGCTGATGCGCCAGGGTATTCCTTACCGGGTTTACGGCGGCCTGCGATTCTATGATCGTCAGGAAATCCGCAACGCCCTGGCGTACCTCAGGCTGGTGCAATATCGCCGCGACGATGCGGCATTTGAGCGAGTAGTGAACGTGCCGCCACGTGGCATTGGCGCCAAGAGCCTCGCGGAGCTTAGGGAATACGCGACCGAGCAGAGCATCTCGTTGTGGGAATCCGCCGAGCGTCTGCTGGAAGCCGGACAGGTGAAAGGCCGGGCCAAAACCGGGTTGCAGTCGTTTATAGCGATTATTGAAAAGCTGTCCGGCATGGTGGGGGATGCCTCTCTGCATGGTTTGATGAAACAGACCATTGAGGACAGTGGCCTGAAGGATTATCACGCCAGCGAGAAAGGTGAGAAAGGCCAGGCCCGGGTGGAGAACCTCGAGGAACTGGTGAATGCCCTGTCTGATTACGAGGTAGAGGATGGCGTGGACGCGCTGTCGGAATTCATCGCCCAGGCGGCTCTGGATGCTGGTGAATCCCAGGCCGAGGACCATGAAGACAGCGTTCAGTTAATGACTCTGCACTCTGCCAAGGGTCTGGAATTCCCGTTGGTGTTCCTGGCCGGCGTGGAAGAGGGGCTGTTTCCTCACGGCATGTCCCTGGAAGAGCCCGGCCGTATGGAAGAAGAGCGCCGCCTGGCTTACGTGGGCATTACCCGGGCCATGAAAAAGCTGGTGCTCACTTATGCCGAATCCCGGCGTTTGTATGGTCAGGAAAAGTTCAACGCGTTGTCCCGGTTTGTGCGGGAGATTCCGGGCGACTGTCTGCAGGAAGTGCGGCTACGCAATACGGTGACCCGTCCCGCGATGGTTGGGCGTCCTAACGAAAGCATGTTCAGCCAGGATTCGGCCCAGCAATCCGGTTTCAGCCTGGGGCAGCGGGTACGCCATCCCAAGTTTGGCGAGGGTATCGTGATGAACTCCGAGGGCACCGGGCACCATACTCGGGTGCAGGTGAACTTTGATGAGGGCGCCAAGTGGCTGGTTCTGGCTTATGCGCCTCTCGAGGCCTGCTAA
- a CDS encoding metalloregulator ArsR/SmtB family transcription factor, translated as MKRRVLFVCTANSARSLMAEALLRNMAGDRFEVASAGTEPTRPHPMALQVLEESGISTEGLHSKQLADVQGQYWDYVITLCEKAANECGTVCQPAQQIAWHFADPIPANRHAAFAVTLKEIKERIALFALVHQKETGAKPASYDPVTVFKALADDFRLAAVLLIRSQEQLCVCELTEAFEAPQPKVSRHLASLRDAGLLATERRGQWIYYSLNPGIPQWLARVLDETASHNTGLIESPLARLQAMAGRPSVQCL; from the coding sequence ATGAAGCGCCGCGTTCTATTTGTCTGTACCGCCAACAGTGCCCGTTCTTTGATGGCAGAAGCATTGCTTCGGAACATGGCCGGAGACCGGTTTGAAGTGGCCAGCGCCGGTACCGAGCCAACCAGGCCCCACCCGATGGCACTGCAGGTGCTGGAGGAATCCGGCATATCCACCGAAGGATTGCACAGCAAGCAGCTGGCCGATGTGCAGGGACAATACTGGGATTACGTGATTACCCTGTGCGAGAAAGCTGCGAACGAGTGTGGCACGGTCTGTCAGCCGGCCCAGCAGATTGCCTGGCATTTTGCCGATCCGATACCCGCAAACCGACACGCCGCTTTTGCCGTCACCCTGAAGGAAATCAAAGAGCGCATTGCGCTATTCGCACTGGTACACCAGAAAGAAACCGGAGCGAAACCCGCCAGCTATGACCCGGTCACGGTGTTCAAGGCCTTGGCCGACGACTTTCGCCTGGCAGCCGTGCTGCTGATTCGAAGCCAGGAACAACTCTGCGTCTGCGAGCTTACTGAAGCCTTTGAAGCACCCCAGCCGAAAGTCAGCCGTCATCTGGCCAGTCTGAGGGATGCTGGCCTGCTGGCAACGGAGCGTCGGGGCCAGTGGATCTATTATTCCCTGAACCCGGGCATTCCGCAGTGGCTGGCCCGGGTGCTGGATGAAACTGCCAGTCACAACACCGGACTGATCGAGAGCCCGCTTGCCCGGTTGCAGGCCATGGCAGGCCGCCCGTCTGTCCAATGCCTGTAA
- the arsJ gene encoding organoarsenical effux MFS transporter ArsJ, with protein sequence MTAAIRQYLVITGNYWAFTLTDGALRMLVVLHFHQLGYTPLAIALLFIFYEFFGVVTNLVGGYLGARMGLNRTMNIGLFLQIVALAMLAVPAAMLTVPWVMAAQALSGIAKDLNKMSAKSGIKLLVPDEQQGTLYKWVAILTGSKNTLKGVGFFLGGVLLMTAGFKGAVIIMAVALGLVWLASLFLLGQDLGKSKAKPKFSEILSKSRTINVLSAARMFLFGARDVWFVVALPVYLHTVFGWDFWKVGGFMASWIIGYGFIQSIAPRITGNMEGKQPAVLWAAALALIPAAIAIGLTVGWSPQIVIVGGLLLFGVLFAVNSSLHSYLIVSYARGDGVSLDVGFYYMSNAAGRLLGTILSGWVYQAWGLEACLWISSGLVAMAALLSVLLPERRQVTA encoded by the coding sequence ATGACGGCCGCCATCCGACAGTACCTGGTGATCACCGGCAATTACTGGGCGTTTACCCTGACCGATGGCGCCCTGCGTATGCTGGTGGTGCTGCATTTTCACCAGCTGGGTTACACTCCCCTGGCCATCGCCCTGTTGTTCATCTTTTACGAATTCTTCGGCGTGGTGACCAATCTGGTGGGCGGTTACCTGGGCGCCCGCATGGGGCTGAATCGCACCATGAACATCGGGTTGTTCCTTCAGATCGTGGCGCTGGCCATGCTGGCGGTACCGGCGGCGATGCTGACAGTGCCCTGGGTAATGGCGGCGCAGGCGCTCTCGGGCATTGCCAAGGACCTGAACAAAATGTCCGCCAAGAGCGGCATCAAGCTGCTGGTGCCGGATGAGCAGCAGGGCACCCTGTACAAGTGGGTAGCGATTCTCACCGGCTCCAAGAACACCCTCAAGGGTGTTGGTTTCTTTCTCGGTGGTGTCCTGCTGATGACTGCCGGCTTCAAGGGTGCCGTGATTATCATGGCGGTGGCTTTGGGGCTGGTCTGGCTGGCCAGCCTGTTTTTGCTGGGACAGGATCTGGGCAAGAGCAAGGCCAAGCCGAAATTTAGCGAGATCCTCTCCAAAAGTCGGACCATCAATGTCTTGTCCGCGGCCCGGATGTTTCTGTTCGGAGCCCGGGATGTCTGGTTTGTGGTGGCCTTGCCGGTGTACCTGCACACGGTCTTTGGCTGGGATTTCTGGAAAGTGGGCGGCTTTATGGCCAGCTGGATTATCGGCTATGGCTTTATCCAGAGCATTGCCCCGCGCATCACCGGCAACATGGAAGGCAAACAGCCTGCCGTGCTCTGGGCAGCAGCGCTGGCGCTGATTCCGGCAGCGATTGCCATCGGCCTGACAGTGGGTTGGTCACCCCAGATCGTGATTGTTGGTGGCCTGCTGTTGTTTGGTGTGCTGTTTGCCGTCAACTCCTCTTTGCACAGCTATTTAATCGTCAGCTATGCCCGTGGTGATGGCGTGTCCCTGGATGTGGGGTTCTATTACATGTCGAACGCCGCCGGCCGGCTACTGGGAACAATTCTGTCCGGGTGGGTCTATCAGGCCTGGGGGCTGGAGGCCTGCTTGTGGATATCGTCGGGCCTGGTGGCCATGGCAGCGTTGCTGTCGGTTTTGTTGCCCGAGCGGCGGCAAGTGACGGCGTGA
- the arsB gene encoding ACR3 family arsenite efflux transporter, with product MSTNTEITQAEGANGGMDLFGKFLSVWVALAIITGVTLGQLAPVVPETLSRFEYVQVSIPIAILIWAMIFPMMAQIDFSAVVGVRKEPKGLAITTIVNWLIKPFTMFAIAWFFLMVVFEPWIAPGLASEYLAGAILLGAAPCTAMVFVWSYLTKGDAAYTLVQVSLNDIIMLFAFAPIVVFLLGISDIQVPWDTVLLSVLLYIVIPLTAGYLTRRALISRHGQQWYDDVFMKRLSPVTPAALIVTLVLLFAFQGEVILNNPLHIVLIAVPLIVQTFLIFFLTYGWAKLWKVRHCIAAPGAMIGASNFFELAVAAAIALFGLQSGAALATVVGVLVEVPLMLVLVRIANKTRDRFPA from the coding sequence ATGAGCACCAACACAGAAATAACCCAGGCTGAAGGCGCCAATGGCGGCATGGATTTGTTCGGCAAGTTCCTGTCGGTCTGGGTGGCCCTGGCCATCATCACAGGCGTTACCCTCGGCCAGCTCGCGCCGGTGGTACCCGAGACCTTGTCCCGTTTCGAGTACGTGCAGGTGTCCATTCCCATCGCCATTCTGATCTGGGCAATGATTTTCCCGATGATGGCGCAGATTGATTTCAGTGCCGTGGTCGGCGTGCGAAAAGAGCCAAAGGGGCTGGCCATCACCACCATCGTCAACTGGCTGATCAAACCCTTCACCATGTTTGCCATTGCCTGGTTCTTCCTGATGGTGGTGTTCGAGCCATGGATCGCTCCGGGACTGGCCAGCGAGTACCTGGCCGGCGCAATCCTGTTAGGCGCGGCGCCGTGCACCGCCATGGTGTTCGTCTGGAGCTACCTGACCAAAGGCGACGCCGCCTACACCCTGGTGCAGGTATCCCTGAACGACATCATCATGCTGTTTGCCTTCGCGCCGATTGTTGTTTTCCTGCTGGGCATTTCCGACATCCAGGTGCCCTGGGATACCGTGCTGCTGTCCGTACTCTTGTACATCGTCATTCCGCTAACGGCCGGCTACCTGACCCGCCGCGCCCTCATCTCCCGCCACGGCCAGCAATGGTACGACGACGTTTTCATGAAGCGCCTCAGCCCGGTCACCCCGGCGGCGCTGATCGTCACTCTGGTGCTGCTGTTTGCCTTCCAGGGCGAAGTGATCCTGAACAATCCCCTGCACATAGTGCTGATCGCCGTGCCATTGATCGTTCAAACCTTCCTGATTTTCTTCCTGACCTACGGCTGGGCCAAGCTGTGGAAAGTGCGCCACTGCATCGCGGCGCCGGGGGCCATGATTGGTGCCAGCAACTTCTTCGAACTGGCCGTGGCCGCTGCCATCGCCCTGTTCGGCCTCCAATCCGGCGCAGCGTTGGCTACCGTGGTCGGCGTGTTGGTGGAGGTTCCTCTGATGCTGGTGCTTGTTCGCATCGCCAACAAGACCCGGGATCGGTTTCCGGCGTAA
- a CDS encoding ArsJ-associated glyceraldehyde-3-phosphate dehydrogenase, with protein sequence MSKIKVGINGFGRIGRLALRAAWQWPGMEFVAINDPGADAATLAHLLNFDSIHGRWSQEATSDETDIVIDGHRIRVTHNRTIGETDWSGCDLVIEASGVNKKVSALQAYLDQGVKRVVVTAPVKEAGAKNIVVGVNDDIFDPANDGIVTAASCTTNCLAPVVKVIHEKLGIKHGTITTIHSLTNTQTIIDAPHKDLRRARACGSSLIPTSTGSATAIIEIFPELKGRLDGHAVRVPLTNASLTDCVFEVETATDRDTVNQLLKEAAEGELKGILGYEERPLVSIDYKTDSRSSIIDALSTMVVNGTQVKIYAWYDNEWGYANRTAELARRVGTA encoded by the coding sequence ATGAGCAAGATCAAAGTAGGCATTAACGGATTCGGCCGTATTGGTCGTCTGGCGTTGCGGGCTGCGTGGCAGTGGCCCGGTATGGAGTTTGTGGCAATCAACGACCCGGGTGCCGATGCCGCCACACTGGCTCACCTGCTCAACTTTGACAGCATCCATGGTCGCTGGAGCCAGGAGGCTACCTCGGACGAAACGGATATCGTCATCGATGGCCATCGCATTCGCGTGACTCACAATCGCACCATCGGTGAAACCGACTGGTCCGGCTGCGATCTGGTGATTGAGGCCAGTGGTGTGAACAAGAAGGTCAGTGCCCTGCAGGCGTATTTGGATCAGGGCGTTAAGCGGGTTGTGGTTACAGCACCGGTGAAGGAGGCGGGTGCCAAGAACATTGTGGTCGGTGTGAACGATGATATCTTCGACCCGGCCAACGACGGCATTGTCACCGCCGCCTCCTGCACCACCAACTGCCTGGCGCCAGTGGTGAAGGTGATTCATGAGAAGCTGGGCATCAAGCACGGCACCATTACCACCATTCACAGCCTGACCAACACCCAGACCATCATCGATGCACCCCACAAGGATCTGCGCCGTGCGAGGGCCTGTGGAAGTTCATTGATTCCCACCAGCACCGGTTCAGCAACGGCGATTATCGAGATATTCCCGGAACTGAAAGGCCGCCTGGATGGCCATGCTGTGCGTGTGCCGCTAACCAATGCGTCGCTGACCGATTGCGTGTTTGAAGTTGAAACGGCCACGGACAGGGATACCGTAAACCAGCTGTTGAAAGAAGCCGCCGAAGGCGAGCTCAAAGGCATCCTGGGTTACGAAGAGCGACCGCTGGTGTCCATCGATTACAAGACCGACTCCCGCTCCTCCATAATCGATGCCCTTTCCACCATGGTGGTCAACGGCACCCAGGTGAAGATCTACGCCTGGTATGACAATGAATGGGGCTACGCCAACCGCACCGCGGAACTCGCGCGCAGGGTGGGTACTGCCTGA
- a CDS encoding undecaprenyl-diphosphate phosphatase, producing MDVFQALFLGLLQGLTEFLPISSSAHLILTPALFGWTDQGVGFDLSVHVGTLLAVVLYFRRDVFGIARDGLISVSRRKIVGQGALAWYLVIGTIPAGLAGLALLDMIDNELRAVEVIFFTTLFFGLLLGLADWLPKRQRTLDKLNWKDAVLVGIAQAMALVPGTSRSGVTITAGLFLGMTRETASRFSFLLAIPIIVLASAVKLLEVATSDVIVDWSGFLIGGVTSFLMAITAIHFFLKWLNKVGMWPYVIYRIVLAGVIYAVLV from the coding sequence ATGGACGTTTTTCAGGCCCTTTTCCTTGGGCTTCTCCAGGGACTGACCGAATTCCTCCCCATCTCCAGCTCCGCCCACCTGATCCTCACCCCGGCCCTGTTCGGCTGGACCGATCAGGGCGTGGGTTTCGACCTTTCAGTGCACGTGGGAACCTTGCTGGCGGTTGTACTCTATTTCCGGAGGGATGTTTTCGGCATTGCCCGGGACGGACTGATTTCCGTCAGCCGCCGCAAAATCGTTGGCCAGGGCGCCCTGGCCTGGTACCTCGTGATCGGCACCATCCCTGCTGGCCTGGCTGGCCTCGCGTTGCTGGATATGATCGACAACGAACTGCGGGCGGTGGAAGTCATCTTCTTTACCACCCTCTTCTTCGGCCTGCTCCTCGGCCTCGCAGACTGGCTGCCCAAACGTCAGCGCACCCTCGACAAACTGAACTGGAAAGACGCCGTCCTCGTTGGCATTGCCCAGGCCATGGCCCTGGTCCCCGGTACGTCCCGTTCAGGCGTTACCATCACCGCCGGCCTGTTCCTCGGCATGACCCGCGAAACCGCCTCCCGGTTCTCATTTCTGCTGGCAATTCCGATTATCGTGCTGGCATCGGCAGTCAAACTGCTGGAAGTAGCAACTTCGGATGTGATCGTCGACTGGAGTGGTTTTCTGATTGGCGGGGTAACTTCGTTCCTGATGGCCATTACCGCGATCCACTTCTTCCTGAAGTGGCTCAACAAGGTAGGCATGTGGCCTTACGTTATCTACCGGATTGTTCTGGCGGGTGTGATTTACGCAGTTCTGGTGTAG